The DNA window GAGCTCAGGAAGACACCGCGCCACAGATCCGCGATCCGGTACGTGCCCCCCGGCGTTACCCCCACCACGCTGCTGCCCTCGCCCACCCCCGACAGCTCGGTGGCGGTGACCGTGTGCAGAGCGGCGGGGGAAAGGCGGGGGAGGGCGGTGAGGGCGAAAAGGGTCTTCATGGTGCTGGCGGGGGGCAGCCGGCGGTGCGCGTCCCGCGCGGCGAGCACCTCACCCGTGGCGGCGTCCGCCACCAGCCACGACAGCGCGGACACCTCGCGCGGCAGGCGGGGCGCCCCCGGCCGCAGACGCACATGGGTGCCTGGACGGTGCAACAGGGCCTTGTTGACGGACGCGGGCCGGGGCGGCGGCAGCGGATCGTCCCGGGTGGCCGCCGCTGCCGGTGGCGGCAGGAGGGAAACCGTACAGAGAGCGAACCCCGCACCGGCGAGAGCCCCGCGAACACTGGACCTGGTGATCATGGCACCAGCGTAAAAACGGACCGGGTTACGCGCAGGGCCGCTGGGCCGACCGGCCGAACCCCTCCGGGTCCGCGGTGGCGCCGCTGTGACTCCGGGCCACATAGACGGTGTTGGACGCCGTTCCCCCTTGCAGCGGATTGGGGAAGTCGACGACGTGCGCCCGCGCTTCCGCGAACACCTGCGCCAGGACGGACCCGAACTCCTCGTCCGGCGGATCGTTCGACCACAGGGCAAAGACGCCGCCGGGATGCAGTCGGGCGGCCAGGGCGCGCAGCCCGGCGGGAGTGTAGAGCGCCGCGTGGCTCGGGTTCAGGACATGGCGCGGCGAGTGGTCGACGTCCAGCAGGACGGCATGGAACCGGCGCTCCGGCTGCTGCGGGTCCAGCCCGCCCGGATCGCCCACCATCGCGAAGAAGTCGCCCTGGACCAGCCGGCAGCGCGGATCCGACGCCAGGCCGGCGCCCAGCGGCACCAGCCCCCGCCGGTGCCAGTCGATCACCTCGCCCAGCGCGTCCACCACGACCAGCGCGCTGACGCGGGGGTCGTCCAGGACCGCGCGGGCGGTGTACCCCAGACCGAGGCCGCCCACGACGACGTCCAGTCCGGTGTCCGGCAGCTCCGCCAGGCCGAGCCGGGCCAGCGCGATCTCGCCGGCCGTGAACAGGCTGGACATCAGGAACTCGTCACCGAGCTTCACTTCGTACACATCGCCGCCCGACGCGGGATCGCGCCGCCGCCGCAGACTGATCTCGCCCAGTGGCGTCGGCCGCCAGTCGAGTTCCTCGAAACGCGCACCCATGCGCTGGCCTTTCCTCGGCACGGGCCGGAGCCCGGGGCCCGGGACGCGGTGTGCCGCGCCCCGGGAGAAACCACCGGACTCCCTGGTCAGGCGTCGATGATGACCGGGATGATCAGGGGCTTGCGGCGGTGGGTACGGAACGCCCAGGACGCCACCGCGCGGGCGATGAGCTGTTCGAGCTGGTGCGCGTCGCCCACGCCTTCCTCGGCGGCCGTGGCCAGCACCTTCTCGATCACCGGGACGACCGGCTCGAAGGTGGTGTCGTCGTGGACGAAACCCCGGGCCAGGAAGTCGGGGGCCTCGGCCAGCGCCCCCGTGTCGGCGTCGACGATCGCCACGACCGTGACGACGCCTTCCTCGGCCAGGGTCAGCCGGTCCTTGAGCGATGCCTCGGTCGCGCCGCCGACCGTCATGCCGTCCACGTAGACGTAACCGGCCGGCACCTTGCCCGTGATGGAGGCGCGGCCCTTGACGAGGTCGACTACGACGCCGTCCTCGGCGATGACCACGCGGTCGGGGTCGACCCCGGTACGGATGGCGAGGTCACCGTTGGCCCGCAGGTGGCGCCACTCGCCGTGCACCGGCATGACGTGGCGGGGCTTGACGATGTTGTAGCAGTAGACAAGTTCACCGGCGCTGGCGTGCCCGGAGACGTGCACCTTGGCGTTGCCCTTGTGCACGACGTGGGCGCCCCACCGGGTCAGTCCGTTGATCACCCGGTAGATGGCGTTCTCGTTGCCGGGGATCAGGGAACTGGCGAGCAGGACGGTGTCGCCCTTCCCGATCCGGATCATGTGGTCACGGTTGGCCATCCGGGACAGCGCGGCCATCGGCTCGCCCTGAGAACCCGTGCAGACCAGCGTGATCTTGTTGTCCGGAAGCTTCTCCAGTTCCCGCAGACTCACGATCAGTCCGGACGGGACCTTCAGGTAACCCAGCTCGCGGGCGATGCCCATGTTGCGGACCATCGACCGGCCCACGAAGGCGACCTTGCGGCCGTGCTGGTGCGCCGCGTCCAGCACCTGCTGGATGCGGTGCACGTGGCTGGCGAAGCTGGAGACGATGACCCGCCGCGGAGCGGTGCGCATGACCTGCTCGATCGCCGGGTTCAGATCGCGTTCCGACGTGGTGAAGCCGGGCACCTCGGCGTTGGTCGAGTCGGTGAGGAACAGGTCCACACCCTCCTCGCCGAGCCGGGCGAACGCCCGCAGGTCGGTGATCCGCTCGTCCAGCGGGAACTGGTCCATCTTGAAGTCGCCGGTGTGCAGCACCATCCCCGCGCCCGTACGGATCGCGATCGCGAGGCTGTCCGGGATGGAGTGGTTGACCGCGACGAACTCGCAGTCGAAGGGGCCGAGACTCCGCCGGTCGCCCTCGCGCACCCGCGTGGTGCGCGGCCTGATGCCGTGCTCCTTGAGCTTGGCTTCGAGGAAGGCCAGGGTCAGCTTCGAGCCGACGACCGGAATGTCGGACCGTTCGCGCAGCAGGTACGGAACGCCGCCGATGTGGTCTTCGTGGCCATGGGTCAGCACCACCGCGACGACATCGTCCAGGCGGTCGCGGATCGACGTGAAGTCGGGAAGGATCACGTCCACCCCGGGCTGGGTCTCCTCGGGGAACAGCACGCCGCAGTCGACGATGAGCAGTTTGCCTGCGTACTCAAAGACGGTCATGTTGCGGCCGATCTCCCCGAGGCCGCCGAGGGCGACGACCCTCAGCCCTCCGTCGGGCAGGGGAGGGGCGGCTTTTAGTTCGGGATGCGGATGGCTCATAGCTTGTGACGTTACCGGAGGCTCCGCCGTAGATTCTTTACGGGTTCACCCAGCAGGTTCAGCGGAACACCCGAAGTGAGGCGACGGGCGCGCGCGCGGGCCCGGACCGGCGTGATCCGGCCACAGGTTCCGCGCGGAGCCCCGGTGGCCCGCCCCGCCACGGACGGCGGGGCCGTCCGGCGGGCCCGGCCCGGTTCCCTGCCTGATCGGCGCCCGCAAGTCGGCGAATGGTACGAAGGAGTTCGCTCCTTTGGTCATACCGGTGGTCCGCCGCTCATGGGGCACATGATGCGGTACGGAGCCCGCTGCCGTCGATCAATCGGGTGATGGCCGCGGCCCGGCTTTCACCGGCCGAGGGCACCGTGCTTATATTTGCCGCACGGCAACAATCGAACGGAGCAGGAATCATCCCGGCCGGCCGCGAGGCGCTCGTCGTCGGTGGGGGGCGTGAAGGGAAGTCTTGTGAGCAGCAGTGAAACGGCCGCCCGGGAGTGCGTCGCCTCCGCCGTGCGGGGACGCGTCGAAGAGATAGCCGACCGGTGGGTCCAGTTGCAGGCGCGCCAGTCCGGCGGCGGTCACCCAGTGGACGAGAGCGAGCTGCGCGAGGAGGCCGACACCCTGGTCGCAGCCCTGGTCGCGGGCCTCGACAGCGCACTGCCGACCGACCGGATCGTGACCTCGCACGCCGATCTGCACCGCGAGGTGACCCGGCTGTCGTTGCGCAGGGCGCGGGGCGGTGAGTCCCCGACGGCCACCTCGCTGGCGGTTCTCGCCCTCAAGGAGGCGTTGCTGGAGGCCGTGCAGGAGACCACGCAGGAGAGTGCGCAGGAGAGTGCGCAGCTGTTCTCGGCGGCCTTGCTGATCAACCGGCTGCTGGACGCGGCAGGGGCGCTGTCCTTCGACACGTACGTCGAGGGACGGGAGGAGATCATCCGCAGGCAGAGCAGGCAGCTGCTGGAGCTGTCGACGCCCGTGGTCCGGCTGTGGCGGCAGGTTCTGGGCGTACCGCTCATCGGCACGCTGGACACGGCGCGTACGCAGGTGGTGATGGAGAACCTGCTCCAGGCCATTCAGGACCAGGAGGCGACGGTCGCGATCATCGACATCACGGGCGTGCCGACGGTGGACACCGCGGTGGCGCAGCACCTGATGCAGACCGTCAACGCCGTACGGCTCATGGGTGCGGACTGCATCATCAGCGGCATCCGGCCGCCGATCGCGCAGACTATCGCGCAGCTCGGCATCGACTTGTCCACCATCATGACGCGGGCCACCCTCTCCGACGCACTGTCCGAGGCGGTCAAACTCACCGCGGGCTCCCTGCCCGCGCCCGACGGACCGGTCGCGCGATGAGCGGGCGGCCGTCCACCGGCGTGCCCATCCTGCGGCTGGGTGACGTCCTGCTCACGGGGCTGTTGAACGAGCTGGACGACAAGGCCGCCCTGGCCTTCACCCACGAACTCACGGAGCGCGTCTCGGCCGACGGGGCACGCGGGGTCCTGATCGACATCTCCCGGCTGGAGATCATCGACTCCTTCGTCGCGCGCACCTTGATGGAACTGACCATGATGGCCAGACTCCTGGGAGCGCGGGTGATCGTGGCCGGGATGCGGCCTCCCGTAGCCATCACTCTGGTCGAACTCGGCATCGAACTCGTCGGTGTGGAAACCGCCCTGAACGCAGAGCAAGGCATGGCCGTTCTGGGCTGGCACCAAAGTCCGCAGCCCCCGGAAGGGGCCCACCGTGACTCAACTCGCTAACACCGCCACCACGGCTCCACTCCGCGACGGCCGGCCCGAACGGGCGGACGCCACCCCCGCGGAGCCTGTCGCACGAGTGGTACTGGCCACGGAGGAGGATCTGCTGGCGGTCCGCCACGCGGTGCGCGCGGCCACGCTCGAAGCCGGTTTCGGCATCGTCGATCAGACGCGGGTGGTGACCGCCGCCAGTGAACTGGCGCGCAACGCCTACATCCACGGCGGGGGAGGGACGCTGACCATCGAGTACCCGCGCCGCCGCGGTGCGAAAGGGCTGCGGCTGACCATATGTGACGAAGGGCCCGGCATCCCCGATGTGGACGCCGCGCTGGTCGACGGCTTCACGACCGGGGCGGGGCTCGGCCATGGCCTGGGCGGCGCCCGCCGGCTGATGGACGACTTCGAAGTGCGCACGCAGCCGGGCGCCGGAACGACCGTGATCGCGACCCGCTGGGTGGACCGGTGACGCGTCCGGTCGCGCTGCCGACCGCACTGGTACGCATCGATCACTACAGCGCCGTACACCTGGCCGCGGCGACCGCCCGGTCGGTCGCCCAGCGGTGCGGGCTTCCCGGTGCGATGCCCGACCGGGCGGCGGTCCTCGCCTCGGAACTGGCCAGCAATCTCGACAAGCACGCCAAGGACGGCGCGCTCTACATCCAGCCGCTGCCGCTGGGGGCCGGTCTGGAGGTTCTCGCGGCGGACCGGGGTCCGGGCATGCCGGAGCTGGGGCGCTGCCTCGCCGACGGTTACACCACGACCGGCACGCTGGGCGCCGGGCTGGGAGCGGTGAGCCGTATCGCGACGGAGTTCACCATCCGCACCCGGGTCGGCGTCGGCACACTGGTCGGCGCGCGGCTGGCGCTGCCCGGCCAGCCGCAGCCGGTGTGCCGGGACGCCGGGCTCATCTCGCTGCCCGCCGACGGCGAGCAGGACTGCGGCGACGCGGGCGCCGTCGTCGAGGACGGCGAACGCCGCACTGCGATGGTCGTCGACGGGCTCGGGCACGGCCCCCGTGCCGCCGACGCCGCACAGGTCGCCCTGCGGGCGTTCGCCGCCGCGCCGCCGGACCAGCCGCTGTCCCAACTCCTCGCCGCGCTGCACCGGGCGCTGCGCCACACCCGCGGCGCCGCCGTCGGCCTCCTGCGCCTGTACGCGGCACACGCCGAGTACTGCGGGATCGGCAACGTCCGCGCCCTGACCGTCTCGCCGCAGGGTGTCCACCACCGGCTGACCGCCCAGCCCGGTGTGGTCGGCTGGAAGATGCCCGCCCCCTGGACCCACACCATCCCCCTGCCCACCGGAACCACCGCCGTACTCCACAGCGACGGCATCACTCCCCAGTGGGCACAAGCCCCTTCCCCCTTCCTGCTGCGTCTGCCGCCCCCGCTGCTCGTCACCAACGTCGCCCACGCCCACCGTTCCGGCCGCGACGACGCCACCGTCCTCGCCGTCAAGCCCCAGCAAGAGTTCCGATGACCGACAGTCTTTTCCGTACGCTGCCGTCCCTGCGCCGGGCTGTGCGCCGCCTCGCGCGCGAACACCGGCTGCCGCCGGAAGTCAGGGCGCGCCTCGTGCTGTCCGTGAGCGACCTGGCCGCCGACGAGTTCCGGACCGGCCGGCCGGTCGAGCTGAGCGTCGCGCCGGAACCGGGCGGGGAGGCGGGCGCGGGGAGGGCTGCGGAGAGGGACACGGGCGGCGCGGGTGGCACTTCGCCCGACACGGAAACGGACCCGGACACCGGCTCCACCGCCCTGACCGTCACCCTGCGCTTCCCGCACGGGTCCGGTCCGCTCGTCACCGCCGGTCTGCCCCTGCCCGCCACGGAACCGGCGGGTGACGCCGTCACCTGGCGGATCTCCGCTCCCGCCCAGAGAGACCGCACCGGCTCCGGACCGCTCCCGAACGGCAGCGACGGCAGCCGGCCCGACGAGCCTTCTCCGGACGGCGCCGGCCTCTCGGCAGAGGTCCGGGCGGTCGAAGAAGAGCTCCGCGCGGCTCTCGCCCAGACCGACGGCCTCGTCGCGGAACACCGCCGTCTCAAGCACGAGCTCGCCGAGACCAACGCGGGCGTCCTCGCCCTCTACGTACAACTGGAGGAACGCGACGAACAGTTGCGCAAGGCCCACGGCCAGATCCTCCAAGAGCTCGAAGACGCCCTGCGCCCGCCGCCGCTCACCATCGACGGTCTGGAACTCGCCGTCCACTACGCGCCGGCCGACCCCAACGCCCCCACCGGCGGAGACCTCTACGACTGGTTCCCGCTCCCCGACGGCACCCTGCACATCACCGTCGTCGACGCGCTCGGACACGGCGTACGCAGCACGCGCAGCGCCCTCAACGTGACCCACGCGGTACGCACGCTGGCCCTCGAAGGCCATCCGCTGAAGTTGATCCTGGCCCGTACGCACGAGATCCTCATGCCGCTGGACCCCGAGCTGATGGCGACCGTCCTCCTCGCCAGGCTGGACCCGGCCACCGGAGAGCTTCAGCTGGCCAACGGCAGCCATCCGCCCGCCCTCCTCGTCCGGTCCGGCAGCGGCGACGCGCGCTTCCTCGAACTGCGCGGCAGGGGCATCGGCTACCCGCTGCCCGGGAGCGAGGAGATCCTGCGGGCCCGCATCGACCCGGGCGACCTGCTCATCCTCTACACCGACGGACTCACCGAGAGCCGCAGGGACCCCACCGAAGGTGAGGTCCGCCTCATCGAGGCAACGCGCCGGCACGCGTCGAAACCGCTGGGCGAGATCCCCGCGGCTATCGCCGCCGACATGCACACGGTCGTCCTCCACCCCGACGACACCCTCGCCCTGGCCATCCGTCTCACCGACCGCTCCCCGTGGGCGCGACCTACGGCAGAAAACGGAACCTGAGTATCCTCATCCGGTCCACGGGAAGGATCCACGGGAAGGAGACGTCAACGGGAGCGTTCACCGCCGCGCCCCGGCACTGTCGTGCCCGCACGACGCTGTCGGTCCGAACGAGTACGCCCCGCACGGTCCGCTACCGGGACCGTGCCCTTCTGCGATTGGGACAAGTCCCTTGCCTGCACGTTCGATGCCACCGGAGAGGTCCTCGGTGGACGCGCCGACCCCTGCCGCCGCCGCGGCCCCCGGGATGGCGCCCCCGCCGCTGACCGCCCGCGAAATCTCGCTCGTACGCGCCGGTCTGGCGGTGGTCGAGCCCCACGCGGCCGACCTGACGGTCTACTTCTACACCATTCTCTTCGCCCGCTACCCGCAAGTAAGGGAACTTTTCCCGGACAACATGGACGGGCAGCGCGACAGGCTCCTACGCGGCCTGCTCCGGATCGTCGACCTCGTCGACGATCCGGAGAACCTCGTCCGCTTCTGCACCCTCCTCGGACGTGACCACCGGAAGTTCGGCGCGCTCGAAGGGCATTACCCCGCCGTCGGCGAGTGCCTCCTTGACTCCCTGGCCCGCTACGCAGGCGCCGCGTGGACCGCGGAGGTCGAAGCCGCCTGGAGCCGCGCCTACACCACCGCGGCGCGGGTGATGATGCTGGCCGCCGCGGACGACACCCGGCTGCGCCCCGCCACCTGGGCGGCGCAGATAGTCCGGCACGAGCACCACGGCCACGGCATCGCCGAGATCACGGTCCGCACGGACGTCCCCTACGCGTACGAGGCGGGCCAGTACGTGAGTATGCAGACGCCGTGGCAGCGCAGGGCCTGGCGGCAGTACTCGCCGGCCAACGCGCCCCGGGCGGACTCCTCGCTCACCTTCCACATCCGTGCCGTGCCCGGTGGCCGGGTGAGCAATGCCCTGGTGCACCGTGCCGCCGTCGGCGACATCGTCACGCTCGGCCCGCCCCAGGGCGACATGACGCTCGCGGCGGCAGGCGACCGCGACCTGGTGTGCGTCGCGGGCGGAACCGGCCTCGCTCCGATCCGCGCCCTCCTGGAGCAGGCGGCCCTCAGCGACATGCGACGTTATGTCGACCTCTTCGTGGGAGCCCGTACCGCGGAAGAGCTCTACGGCCTGGACGACATGCTGCGGATGGCGCAGCGTCACTACTGGCTCTCCGTTCGGGCCGCCGTGTCGCACCAGCACATCGCCGGCCGTGAGGGCACCCTGCCGCAGGTGTTGCGCGAGTTCGGACCCTGGGGGCAGCATGAGGCCTTCCTCTGCGGGCCGCCCGGCATGGTCACCGCGGCCGCCCGGATCCTGCGGAACGACGGAGTGCCCGAGGCACGCATCCACCACGACCCGCTCACCGATCCCGTCCTGACGGCTCCCCTCGCACCTTCCCGACACCAGCCCGAGAGCGAATACCTGTGAACAGCCACGACGCCGCGCCCTCTCGCGGGGAGCGCATGCTGCAAGACCACCTCGGTACCGCCGAGCGCGCCGACGCCTTCTACGACCGGCAGGTCCATCCCCATCTCACGGAGCCGATGCGGGACTTCATCAGCCGCCAGTCGATGGTCTTCCTCTCCACGGCGGACTCCCGTGGCCACTGCGACGCCAGCTTCCGGGCCGGTCCGCCGGGATTCGTCACCGTCCTGGACGACCGCACCCTCGCCTATCCCGAGTACCGCGGGAACGGTGTCATGGCGAGCGCGGGCAACATCTCGGAGAACCCGCACGCCGGGCTGCTGTTCGTCGACTTCACCCAGCACCACATCGGACTGCACATCAACGGGTCCGCCCGGCTGCTCCATGAGCGGGACCTGCGTGCCGCCCACCCCCTCGTGCCGGCGGACACGGCTCCGGGGCGGCAGCCCGAGTTCTGGGTGCACATCACGGTCGTCGAGGCGTACATCCACTGTTCCAAGCACATACCCCACCTCGAACCGGCCCGCCGCCCCCAGGGTCCCGCTCTCAAACGCCCGAAGGACGCCGACTACTTCATCGCCGCCGTGCCCGCCGACCGCCTTCTCACGGACCGGTAGCGCCACGCCCGGCCCGCGCCGCGCGGGCAGGGGGCGGCTGACAAACCACTCTTCGGAGTGAGAGGGTGGTGAGATGCTCCGCACTTTGCACTCCACCAGCCGTCAGCAGGTGGCACATGACGCGTGCGCGGCGTTGGAACTGCTGCAACTTCTGTGGGGCCGGGGCCAGGAAGCCGCCCCATCCGGCCCCGTGTCCCCCTCGCAGCTGCGCGCGCTGACGGTGCTGGAAGGCCGGGAGGGTGCCAACCTCCGCACCCTGGGCGAGGCGCTGGGGTCGCGGCCGTCGTCCGTGAGCCGGCTGTGCGACCGGCTGGAGGCCGCGGGTCTCGTCGAGCGCTTTCCGAGCCCGACCAGCCGCCGGGAGGTCGAGGTGCGACTGAGCCGGCGCGGCCGCGCCGTACTCGACGACTTCCGTACGTTCCGTGTGCGCGAGCTCGAAACGGTGCTGCGGGAGATGAGCCCGGCGAAGCTGGCCGCGCTCGCCGAAGGACTGGAAGCGTTCCACGTCGCGGCCGCCGCCCGCATCGGGCTGGACGGCGCGGCCGACGGCGCCGGCGACGCGGCCGACATCGCCTGAGCGTCCCCCTCCGAAGCACGCTGCCGCCGTCGCCGGAGCCCGGCTAACCACGCCGTTTCGGGTCGGTGCGGCCGGACCGGGCAGCCTTCGAGAAGGCCAGCAGTCCGGCCAGCAGCTGCTCGCGCTCCGCGGCCGGCATCCGGCTGAGGACGGCGCGGAACATCGCGTAGCGCCGGGCGAAGAGGGCGTCGATCAGACCGTGTCCCTGGGCGGTCAGCACCAGCCCGATTTCCCGCCGGCTGGCGGGGGCCGGCTCGCGGCGCAACAGGCCGGCCGCTTCCAGCCGGTCGCACAGTCTGCTGACGGCGGGCGGGGCCGCGCCGACTTCGCCGGCCAGTCCGGTCAGGTTGATGCCCGGGTGTCGCCGGGCGATCAGCAGCGCTTCCAGCTGGAGTGCCGAGAGCCGTGGAGACGCGCCGAGAGTGGCTCGCGTCCAGGTGGAAACCACC is part of the Streptomyces agglomeratus genome and encodes:
- a CDS encoding STAS domain-containing protein; translated protein: MSSSETAARECVASAVRGRVEEIADRWVQLQARQSGGGHPVDESELREEADTLVAALVAGLDSALPTDRIVTSHADLHREVTRLSLRRARGGESPTATSLAVLALKEALLEAVQETTQESAQESAQLFSAALLINRLLDAAGALSFDTYVEGREEIIRRQSRQLLELSTPVVRLWRQVLGVPLIGTLDTARTQVVMENLLQAIQDQEATVAIIDITGVPTVDTAVAQHLMQTVNAVRLMGADCIISGIRPPIAQTIAQLGIDLSTIMTRATLSDALSEAVKLTAGSLPAPDGPVAR
- a CDS encoding STAS domain-containing protein, with the translated sequence MSGRPSTGVPILRLGDVLLTGLLNELDDKAALAFTHELTERVSADGARGVLIDISRLEIIDSFVARTLMELTMMARLLGARVIVAGMRPPVAITLVELGIELVGVETALNAEQGMAVLGWHQSPQPPEGAHRDSTR
- a CDS encoding spermidine synthase, with product MGARFEELDWRPTPLGEISLRRRRDPASGGDVYEVKLGDEFLMSSLFTAGEIALARLGLAELPDTGLDVVVGGLGLGYTARAVLDDPRVSALVVVDALGEVIDWHRRGLVPLGAGLASDPRCRLVQGDFFAMVGDPGGLDPQQPERRFHAVLLDVDHSPRHVLNPSHAALYTPAGLRALAARLHPGGVFALWSNDPPDEEFGSVLAQVFAEARAHVVDFPNPLQGGTASNTVYVARSHSGATADPEGFGRSAQRPCA
- a CDS encoding ATP-binding protein, translated to MTQLANTATTAPLRDGRPERADATPAEPVARVVLATEEDLLAVRHAVRAATLEAGFGIVDQTRVVTAASELARNAYIHGGGGTLTIEYPRRRGAKGLRLTICDEGPGIPDVDAALVDGFTTGAGLGHGLGGARRLMDDFEVRTQPGAGTTVIATRWVDR
- a CDS encoding pyridoxamine 5'-phosphate oxidase family protein, with the protein product MLQDHLGTAERADAFYDRQVHPHLTEPMRDFISRQSMVFLSTADSRGHCDASFRAGPPGFVTVLDDRTLAYPEYRGNGVMASAGNISENPHAGLLFVDFTQHHIGLHINGSARLLHERDLRAAHPLVPADTAPGRQPEFWVHITVVEAYIHCSKHIPHLEPARRPQGPALKRPKDADYFIAAVPADRLLTDR
- a CDS encoding ribonuclease J, translated to MSHPHPELKAAPPLPDGGLRVVALGGLGEIGRNMTVFEYAGKLLIVDCGVLFPEETQPGVDVILPDFTSIRDRLDDVVAVVLTHGHEDHIGGVPYLLRERSDIPVVGSKLTLAFLEAKLKEHGIRPRTTRVREGDRRSLGPFDCEFVAVNHSIPDSLAIAIRTGAGMVLHTGDFKMDQFPLDERITDLRAFARLGEEGVDLFLTDSTNAEVPGFTTSERDLNPAIEQVMRTAPRRVIVSSFASHVHRIQQVLDAAHQHGRKVAFVGRSMVRNMGIARELGYLKVPSGLIVSLRELEKLPDNKITLVCTGSQGEPMAALSRMANRDHMIRIGKGDTVLLASSLIPGNENAIYRVINGLTRWGAHVVHKGNAKVHVSGHASAGELVYCYNIVKPRHVMPVHGEWRHLRANGDLAIRTGVDPDRVVIAEDGVVVDLVKGRASITGKVPAGYVYVDGMTVGGATEASLKDRLTLAEEGVVTVVAIVDADTGALAEAPDFLARGFVHDDTTFEPVVPVIEKVLATAAEEGVGDAHQLEQLIARAVASWAFRTHRRKPLIIPVIIDA
- a CDS encoding PP2C family protein-serine/threonine phosphatase gives rise to the protein MTDSLFRTLPSLRRAVRRLAREHRLPPEVRARLVLSVSDLAADEFRTGRPVELSVAPEPGGEAGAGRAAERDTGGAGGTSPDTETDPDTGSTALTVTLRFPHGSGPLVTAGLPLPATEPAGDAVTWRISAPAQRDRTGSGPLPNGSDGSRPDEPSPDGAGLSAEVRAVEEELRAALAQTDGLVAEHRRLKHELAETNAGVLALYVQLEERDEQLRKAHGQILQELEDALRPPPLTIDGLELAVHYAPADPNAPTGGDLYDWFPLPDGTLHITVVDALGHGVRSTRSALNVTHAVRTLALEGHPLKLILARTHEILMPLDPELMATVLLARLDPATGELQLANGSHPPALLVRSGSGDARFLELRGRGIGYPLPGSEEILRARIDPGDLLILYTDGLTESRRDPTEGEVRLIEATRRHASKPLGEIPAAIAADMHTVVLHPDDTLALAIRLTDRSPWARPTAENGT
- a CDS encoding globin domain-containing protein, whose protein sequence is MDAPTPAAAAAPGMAPPPLTAREISLVRAGLAVVEPHAADLTVYFYTILFARYPQVRELFPDNMDGQRDRLLRGLLRIVDLVDDPENLVRFCTLLGRDHRKFGALEGHYPAVGECLLDSLARYAGAAWTAEVEAAWSRAYTTAARVMMLAAADDTRLRPATWAAQIVRHEHHGHGIAEITVRTDVPYAYEAGQYVSMQTPWQRRAWRQYSPANAPRADSSLTFHIRAVPGGRVSNALVHRAAVGDIVTLGPPQGDMTLAAAGDRDLVCVAGGTGLAPIRALLEQAALSDMRRYVDLFVGARTAEELYGLDDMLRMAQRHYWLSVRAAVSHQHIAGREGTLPQVLREFGPWGQHEAFLCGPPGMVTAAARILRNDGVPEARIHHDPLTDPVLTAPLAPSRHQPESEYL
- a CDS encoding MarR family winged helix-turn-helix transcriptional regulator — encoded protein: MLRTLHSTSRQQVAHDACAALELLQLLWGRGQEAAPSGPVSPSQLRALTVLEGREGANLRTLGEALGSRPSSVSRLCDRLEAAGLVERFPSPTSRREVEVRLSRRGRAVLDDFRTFRVRELETVLREMSPAKLAALAEGLEAFHVAAAARIGLDGAADGAGDAADIA
- a CDS encoding SpoIIE family protein phosphatase is translated as MTRPVALPTALVRIDHYSAVHLAAATARSVAQRCGLPGAMPDRAAVLASELASNLDKHAKDGALYIQPLPLGAGLEVLAADRGPGMPELGRCLADGYTTTGTLGAGLGAVSRIATEFTIRTRVGVGTLVGARLALPGQPQPVCRDAGLISLPADGEQDCGDAGAVVEDGERRTAMVVDGLGHGPRAADAAQVALRAFAAAPPDQPLSQLLAALHRALRHTRGAAVGLLRLYAAHAEYCGIGNVRALTVSPQGVHHRLTAQPGVVGWKMPAPWTHTIPLPTGTTAVLHSDGITPQWAQAPSPFLLRLPPPLLVTNVAHAHRSGRDDATVLAVKPQQEFR
- a CDS encoding MarR family winged helix-turn-helix transcriptional regulator, with product MDRTEPPDDASGEFAAHVAEAAEAVVSTWTRATLGASPRLSALQLEALLIARRHPGINLTGLAGEVGAAPPAVSRLCDRLEAAGLLRREPAPASRREIGLVLTAQGHGLIDALFARRYAMFRAVLSRMPAAEREQLLAGLLAFSKAARSGRTDPKRRG